ccagtgtgcgttctcgTGTGTTTTATCAAGTGTTcattctgagtgaatcttttccCGCAAAgagagcagggaaaaggtttttctccggtGTGCGTTCTCGCGTGTACCATTAAATGTCCCTGCATGGAGAATCTTTTGGCGCAAACTGAGCAcggaaaaggtttttctcccgagtgtgttcttgtgtgcgcTATTAAAAGTATCTTCTGCGTGAATCTTTTTCCACACATTGAGCAGACAAAAGGTTCTTGCCCCGTGTGTGTTCTCGTGTGCGTTGTTAAAGTTTTCTTTTCGGAGTATCTTTTACCGCAGACCGAGCAGGcaaagggtttttctccagtgtgcgttctGGCGTGCGACGTTAaatttggcttttgagaaaacctTTTCCCGCAAGCGGCGCAGACAAAAGGTTTCTCGCCAGTGTGCGTCCTTGTGTGCAACGTTAACCGTGCCTTGAGGGAGAATCTTTTACCGCAAATCGAGCACGTAAAAGGTTTTTCCCCGGTGTGCGTTTTTGTGTGTTCTATTAAATGTGCCTTTCGAAAGAATCCTttgccgcaaactgagcagCCAAAACGTTTTTCTCTagcgtgtgtttttgtgtctcttTTCAAGGATGACTTGTCAACAAAGGTTTTGTCACGCCGAGAAGACGTCACGTGCTCGTTATCAGTACGACGCGTCGCGTCActttgtgggttttcaccaTCATCGTCAGAAGACTGTGACGTGACGGCGTCGCTATCTGATAGTGGAGCTATGAGGCCGTGCGCTTGCGATCCTCCGCCGTGGTCGCCATCTTCACTCTTCACGACGACAGTCAGCGGAAACTTGCTGATGTCATCCTCCTGCTCTTCTTCTTTGATCTCGAGCTCCTCCCCTTTGACGTGGGGGGGCTCTGGCTCGCTTCCCTTTCTAGTGTTCGGAGAGACCGACTCCTGCTGCTCGGGACGAAGATCTTCACTGATGTCTGCAAGACACAAGAAGGTAATCTTTAAGGTAACAAACGATCCTTTACTGATACCCTGAAAGGAATgtcacatccatctatccattttctaccgcttttctgggtcgggtcgcgggggaagtagcttcatcagggatacccagacttccctttccccagccacttctaccagctcttccggggggatgccgaggcgttcccaacccacccgagagacgtagtctctccagcgtgtcctgggtcgtcgcCGTgctctctttccggtgggacatgcccggaacacgtcaccagggaggtgtccaggaggcatccagatcagatgccccggccacctcgtctggctcctctcaatgcggaggagcagcaggtcgacactgaccccctcccggatgaccgagattctcacccgttctctaagggaaagcccggacaccctgcggaggaaactcatttcggccgctcgtATCCAGGAtctgttctttcggtcacgacccacagctcgtgcccataggtgagggtaggagcgtagatcgactggtaaattgagagcttcgcatttcgactgagctccctcttaaccacaacggaccgatacaaagtccgcatcaccgcagacgGTGCGCCGATCCGTCTGtagatctcccgctccattcttccctcactcgtgaacaagaccccaagatactggaACTCCTCCagttggggcaggatctcatccccgacccggagagggcacggcacccttttccgactggtCTCAGATTTCGAGGTGCTGATACTCATCCCGACCGCTTCGCCCTCTGCTGCGAAGCGCTCTCGTGAGCATTGGATGTAAAGGCAaacggtttctctccagtgtgcgttCGCGTGTGTGCTATTATGTTGGAAGAATGtcaaatgttacagtaattaAAACTAATAAGAAACAAATAGTAAAAAAGAATTTGCactgtttttttcaaaataatatcaCGTTCCATCTTAACaatcaaattgaattcaaaTGATCCTAACCCGAAAAAAGAAACGAGATTTTGGATGTAACAGAAACAATCGAACGAAGACCTTTTGTGAACGGAGATCGTGAGGACGCCAACATTTCCACGTCAcgtcaagccgcttatcctcaaaagggttgcaggaaagctggagcctatcccagctagcttcgggggaAAGGAGgcctccaccctgaactggtcgccagtcagtcccaGGGTAGATATCTGCAcaatcgctgagcgggaatcgatcccacgctgcccgcaccaaagggagGCGTGTGtcccactacaccatcattACCACATGGGTGAAAATTTTGTGACGTGTAACGTGAAAGGTCACACGCATGAACAAATTAACGGGTGAGAGTACGTGAGAAGTGCCCCGACCTGCTCTGCCCAACACAACGTGAGGCCGCTTGCAAACGGCTTCCACTCGATGGCGCTGGCGAtcgttttcttcttttgttccaCAAAGATGATCCTCGTGCGCTTCTTCCTTCACACGCATTTTCTCTGGATAAATACTGCAAAACGTTGCTCACTCCAACTTGATCCTCACTTCCGGTTCCGGCGATGCGTCAAAACATGCGTCTCTGGGTTAGCGGTTAGCAAGCTAAACTAAGCGAGGCTGAGTTAGCTGGAGAACTTCAACGCGCATCGAGACCAGTTTATCCGAAGATTTGTGTCCAGTAAAGTTTTGATGGGCACCCTGCGTGGAgtcgtcatttttttaaatataaattcgGGATGTTTTACGAAGTGAAGCGCGTGTGTTTATACAACAAACCACAAGCCCGACAATGCAGCCGAATTTATACGGCAACACCACTTGGACAAACTCCGTTCGGATTATCCAGTCGGGATGACGTGATTTGTAGCAAATAAATAACCACCAAAAACTATTTTACCCAtgcactcatccattttctgagccgcttaaggtcacgagggtcgcggcagtgctggagccaatcccagctgtcgtcgggagGGAAGGACGAACAAATTTTTACCAAAACCTGAACTTGGGCAACAAGACTGTAGACAccgtcttcatttttttatttgtttcgtTCTCTTTAGCAGCCCCAGACAAGCCATGTGGGGATATTTGGTGAGCACAAAGTAGTATTTTGTCCACacgaaaaaaatgattttatacgTACGAAGCAGTTGTTTGTACTCGCGGAATGGTAATgacgggtgttttttttttttttttcttttttttgatagTTTACTTCATTTACGATGTTCGAACCCTCGCGAAAAATTCTGGGAGGTTATGTAGACTATCTGATGTGGTCCAAGACCGACCGATACGATCATGCAGATTGTGCACTGAACGTCGAATATTTAGGGGGATTATAACTAAAGTTCAGTCACACCGGACAAGTTGCTGTATTtcactctttttaaaaaaaattcatgctacacaaataaatgaaaaaaaaacacaagcaataATCACACCTCACTGACCTTCTGACCAAATGGAGTTATTCTTCTTGCTTCTCTGTTTCTCAGTAAATCGTCGTCGAATCTTTGTCACTGAAATAGTTTGGACAGGAAGTGTCCCCAAAATAAGCGTCCGGACACCAACAACATTGATGAACAAGGTTCCGCTACATAAACATGGGCTAATAAAACGGAATATTTTCTCTCAATGCCATAACTTGTTCTTTACTTCAATCCACtctttaattcaaataattattaacGAAATAATTATCGTGAGTATTTTACTGACACTTATGGCAGCTACAGAGATGATGCCTCGACCTTTCCAGGCATGCGCAACGCGCAACGCCGCTGCAGTTTGTCCAAGTAGACTTGCCGTACAAGCTTTACTGCTCTACTTTcgtgtaaggtttttttttaattattatttcttcCCGAAATAATGCTCATTGTATTGAAGTCTCGGCACACACGCCCTACCACTACTTTGTATTGGACTAAACATCACTCGTTCAATTTTCGCGTCTGGATAAACTCGCTTCAGTGGAGCTTCTCCAGCTCGCTTTGCACACAGATGCGTTTGTTAGCAACAGCTACCTAAGCAGTGATCAAAATGTGAGTGTAAAATATTGTGATTACGAGATGAATATGTGTgcaaaacgtgtgaaaaaagaagAGTACGAGGAGGAACTTTCTCGCTCAAAAATTCGTGCCCGTTTCTGCCACAAAAGCTGTcctgaaaaacatttcattattccataaagcctttttttttaaaaagctatttGATATGTATTTCCCTCGCCCTTCTAAGTATTGCTCACTAATAGCCTGATTTCAACCTCCCTGACTGAAAAGTCTCGGAATTTTCCAACACTATAGTCACAAatcacgattaaaaaaaaaatgtccacttctttcacacacacacacttgtttcagCAAAtgttagccatttttttttaaccaatattaCTATTTTTAATGTGATTTGTGACTACAGTGTTGCAAAATTCTGAGACTTTTCAGTCAGGAAGGCTGAAATCAGACTACTAGTGAGCATGGCATAGCGAGACAGGATATGTGTTTATCTTTAATTAATGTCACCAAGTCAGAAAGAACTTTAGCAATATCTGTAACGTCATTCTTCATATCCACGAAAGTCATTTCAAAATTCTGCAACATTATTTCGCTTTGGACAAATGAGGTCACTTGAGTTTTATCATTTGTGCGGATGGGGTTCAATATAACCGAGATCTACAATTCAAGTGCAAATATTTGGAAGTGTACATATTTCTTACTCCACTTTGCGATATTGataattttattataatttgtcACAAGTCCAGTTCAAGAGATGATCAACTCACCTCAATTTAAAGATACTCATGTCTATCGATTCAAAGATGTCACTTCGGAAGTGCATTTGTTGTGACTCTTTTTATGATTTTACAATAATGACACTTTGCAAAACCAGTTTATTTCTTTGCATTCTCTTTCTTTATGTTAAACTCCGCCTCCTTCTTTCAGGATCAGATGTACACAACAGCAAGGCAGCAGAtgaattttttccccaatctaTCTAAAACTGCTATTCTCCACAAGACACTTGTGTCTCTTCACATGATGCATACTCGaaaatcttctgtcacacacGCTGCAACCGAATGGTTTCTCCCccgtgtgcgttcttgtgtgccTGGTTAAATTTGCCTTCAAAGAAAACCTTTGctcacaaactgagcaggcaaatggtttctccccggtgtgaGTCCTCGTGTGTGTTTTCAAGTCTCTCTTCGCCGTGAATCGTTTCCCGCAAACTtcgcagggaaaaggtttctctccggtaTGGATTCTCATGTGTAATCTCAAACCGCCCTTTGAAGTAAAAGTTTTTCCACAAAGAGAACATTCCCGTCGTGCGTTGTCCGTGTGACTCGACATTTCCCTTTTaacataatcatcatcatcacgatCATGAGAGTGCGACGTCATGTCGTCGCTATCTGATAGCGGTGCTAAGACGCTGTCCGATCTTGGGCTGCTAGTTGGATGCTCCGCCCTTCTGCTCTCGTCACTTTGACCTTTGTCTTCATCTTCTTTACTCTTACGAGGAACAAAGGTCACTGGAAACTTGATGAGGTGATGCCCCTCTTCCTCCTTAATGGAGAGAAACTCCtggtcctcctctttgatgtggaCGGTCTTTGTTTCCTGTTCATCTTCGTCTTTAAGGTGCGGGAGATCTGGTTGCACTTCCACGACAATGTAGGGGTGCTCATCCTCATCTTTCTCCTTTATGTGCACTGATTCTGGTTGCCGTCGCTCAGGATGAAGATCTTCACGCACGTCTGCGGGGCACAAGAAGACAAACACATGTTTGCTTTTTGGTCAAGTCAAGTCTCCTTCTGGCATGTTGAGGATGTATTTGGTTGGGAACCATCCaccccgtttaattgccgaaatccatcgatcttttcacctGGTATGCTTTAGAATGATCtccttgaatatctgtctcgtctgttgtgacaaccaacagcacaacaggtctcaggcattctaaatattctcctccggttcaatgcccccccgcaatgtcgagcagctctgtttgaccggcaatacggcgccgtgaaaatggtgacgtcacgtgcgggAGCACTTCTCACGTACTCTCACCCGTTAATATTGGGCTGACATCATCATGAAAGCAAAGTTGATGCCGTTCCTTCAGGGGATGGACCCAAGGGGAAATAGTTAAAGGGAAACGAGGAGAGCCCAAGAATGGAACCTTGGGGCACTCCAAACGAGCATTGCAGGGACTCAAGCAGACATTTGGCACTAAAGCACTTAAAAGCACGACCCAGAATGGCCATCCAGTTCCCCAGAGAAGACAAAAAGAATCTGCTGGTCCGCAGTGTCAAAGAAGTCAGTCCAAACATGGTTGAAAACTCACTTCCTGCAGTTGTGTACAAACATTTCCTTTTCATTGGTCGCTATGACACATCCACGTCCGGTACACCCACGCACACAACATTCGTTGGTGTGATTGAAACAGACGTTTACTTGCTACTTTGTGGTTGTTCCGTGTGCCTTGGAGCTTTCGAAGAAAACGCACGACGGTGGAGTAGACATCGACATTAAGCACAGTGCTGCGTGGATGCTCAACAAATG
The DNA window shown above is from Syngnathoides biaculeatus isolate LvHL_M chromosome 3, ASM1980259v1, whole genome shotgun sequence and carries:
- the LOC133497618 gene encoding oocyte zinc finger protein XlCOF6.1-like; the protein is MRVKEEAHEDHLCGTKEENDRQRHRVEAVCKRPHVVLGRADISEDLRPEQQESVSPNTRKGSEPEPPHVKGEELEIKEEEQEDDISKFPLTVVVKSEDGDHGGGSQAHGLIAPLSDSDAVTSQSSDDDGENPQSDATRRTDNEHVTSSRRDKTFVDKSSLKRDTKTHAREKRFGCSVCGKGFFRKAHLIEHTKTHTGEKPFTCSICGKRFSLKARLTLHTRTHTGEKPFVCAACGKRFSQKPNLTSHARTHTGEKPFACSVCGKRYSEKKTLTTHTRTHTGQEPFVCSMCGKRFTQKILLIAHTRTHSGEKPFPCSVCAKRFSMQGHLMVHARTHTGEKPFPCSLCGKRFTQNEHLIKHTRTHTGEKPFSCDACDKRFSQKGQVKRHKCAHEKSAAQ
- the LOC133497585 gene encoding zinc finger protein 90-like isoform X2; the protein is MCANIAKEEYGENVCGAQEKERPRRLLDAVYRPRGLHGAEEDHHPERREPPDAPHVKEEEQEAEITAFTFTGVATKSEDDGERGRDAREDDLRLEQQEPPRAHVKEDELEDVPTQFPLTVIVKSEDSDEDHYGGFHSESLSVGDHSVGRYPDTDFGDEHSKDVREDLHPERRQPESVHIKEKDEDEHPYIVVEVQPDLPHLKDEDEQETKTVHIKEEDQEFLSIKEEEGHHLIKFPVTFVPRKSKEDEDKGQSDESRRAEHPTSSPRSDSVLAPLSDSDDMTSHSHDRDDDDYVKREMSSHTDNARRECSLCGKTFTSKGGLRLHMRIHTGEKPFPCEVCGKRFTAKRDLKTHTRTHTGEKPFACSVCEQRFSLKANLTRHTRTHTGEKPFGCSVCDRRFSSMHHVKRHKCLVENSSFR